A genomic stretch from Camelus ferus isolate YT-003-E chromosome 29, BCGSAC_Cfer_1.0, whole genome shotgun sequence includes:
- the CEBPD gene encoding CCAAT/enhancer-binding protein delta — protein MSAALFSLDSPARGAPWSAEPAAFYEPGRAGKPGRGTEPAAPAMYDDESAIDFSAYIDSMAAVPTLELCHDELFADLFNSNHKAGALELLPGGPARPAVPGPAPRPLKREPDWGDGDAPGSLLPAQVAACAQTVVSLAAAAQPTPPASPEPPRRSPAPPAPGPARDKAAGKRGPDRGSPEYRQRRERNNIAVRKSRDKAKRRNQEMQQKLVELSAENEKLQQRVEQLTRDLAGLRRFFKQLPGAPFLPGAGAADAR, from the coding sequence GGCGCGCGGCGCCCCCTGGTCCGCGGAGCCCGCCGCCTTCTACGAGCCGGGCCGCGCGGGAAAGCCGGGCCGCGGGACCGAGCCGGCCGCGCCCGCCATGTACGACGACGAGAGCGCCATCGATTTCAGCGCCTACATCGACTCCATGGCCGCCGTGCCCACTCTGGAACTGTGCCACGACGAGCTCTTCGCCGACCTCTTCAACAGCAACCACAAGGCGGGAGCCCTGGAGCTGCTGCCCGGGGGCCCCGCGCGCCCCGCGGTCCCCGGGCCGGCGCCGCGACCGCTCAAGCGCGAGCCCGACTGGGGCGATGGCGACGCGCCCGGCTCGCTGCTGCCCGCGCAGGTGGCCGCGTGCGCGCAGACGGTGGTGAGCCTGGCGGCGGCCGCGCAACCCACGCCGCCCGCGTCGCCCGAGCCGCCGCGCCGCAGCCCTGCGCCCCCAGCACCCGGGCCGGCGCGCGACAAGGCGGCGGGAAAGCGGGGCCCGGACCGCGGCAGCCCCGAGTACCGGCAGCGGCGCGAGCGCAACAACATCGCCGTGCGCAAGAGCCGCGACAAGGCCAAGCGGCGCAACCAGGAGATGCAGCAGAAGCTGGTGGAACTTTCGGCCGAGAACGAGAAGCTCCAGCAGCGCGTGGAGCAGCTGACGCGGGACCTGGCCGGGCTGCGGCGCTTCTTCAAGCAGCTGCCCGGCGCGCCCTTCCTGCCCGGCGCGGGGGCGGCGGACGCGCGGTGA